A single Micromonospora luteifusca DNA region contains:
- a CDS encoding monovalent cation/H+ antiporter complex subunit F, translated as MTTLLAAVLTVLLSVTALLALARLYRGPSLLDRVIAADMLLATMIGAVGAEAAVNRHATTLPVLVVLSLLGFVGSVSLVRFAVREQQ; from the coding sequence GTGACCACGCTCCTGGCCGCCGTCCTCACCGTACTGCTGTCGGTGACCGCGCTCCTCGCGCTGGCCCGCCTCTACCGCGGTCCGTCGCTGCTGGACCGGGTGATCGCCGCGGACATGCTGCTCGCCACCATGATCGGTGCGGTGGGCGCCGAGGCGGCGGTCAACCGCCATGCCACCACACTGCCCGTGCTGGTGGTGCTCTCCCTGCTCGGCTTCGTGGGGTCGGTGTCGCTGGTCCGCTTCGCGGTGCGGGAACAGCAGTGA
- the mnhG gene encoding monovalent cation/H(+) antiporter subunit G — protein MATIADWLGAGCLVAGALLGLAAGVGVLRFPDALSRMHAATKPQVLGVLLLLLGIALRLRSPADLGMILLVAVFQLATAPVAAQMIGRAAYRSGRLDRGLLDADELAERGSGGGSAGPA, from the coding sequence ATCGCCACGATCGCGGACTGGCTGGGCGCCGGTTGCCTGGTGGCCGGCGCGCTGCTCGGCCTGGCCGCCGGGGTCGGCGTGCTGCGCTTTCCGGACGCGCTGTCCCGGATGCACGCGGCCACCAAGCCGCAGGTGCTCGGGGTGCTCCTGCTGCTGCTGGGCATCGCGTTGCGGCTGCGATCTCCGGCGGATCTGGGCATGATCCTGCTGGTGGCGGTCTTCCAGTTGGCGACCGCGCCGGTCGCGGCCCAGATGATCGGGCGGGCCGCGTACCGCTCGGGGCGGCTCGACCGGGGCCTGCTCGACGCCGATGAGCTGGCTGAACGGGGGTCCGGTGGTGGGTCGGCCGGACCGGCGTGA
- a CDS encoding hemolysin family protein: MLIVVGLLLIIVLTAATGYFVAQEFGYVAVDRGKLRQLADDGDQAAARALTVTSRLSFMLSGAQLGITVTALLVGYVAEPYLGGGLADLFGVAGFSEAVSLPLSVALALVIATVVQMVLGELAPKNLAIARAEQLARALSRSTLIYLAVAGPLIRLFDRASVRLLRRIGIEPIEELPSGATPADLEQIIAESREEGSLDAEMSTLLDRGLDFRELTAGEAMVPRVDVHTVRAHEPVSRVVELLDTGHSRFPVRGAEGVDDLLGVIGIADVLGVPPGERATTPVSAVAGPPLLVPETLPLPTVLDRLRSGHRQMACVVDEYGGFAGVITLEDIAEELVGPIRDEDDPPDRAPAQQDDGSWVVPARWRIDEVADSTGIALPEAPEYDTLSGLVMRELGRVPEVGDRLEISLLPEGADGEDNEAEPRALVEVLAVDRHVADSVRLQLTKPGVTA; encoded by the coding sequence GTGTTGATCGTCGTTGGTCTTCTTCTGATCATCGTGCTCACTGCCGCCACCGGTTATTTCGTGGCGCAGGAGTTCGGCTATGTCGCCGTGGACCGGGGCAAGCTACGCCAGCTTGCCGACGACGGCGATCAGGCCGCCGCCCGGGCACTGACCGTCACCAGCCGGCTCTCCTTCATGCTCTCCGGCGCCCAACTCGGCATCACCGTCACCGCCCTGCTCGTCGGTTACGTCGCCGAGCCGTACCTCGGCGGCGGCCTCGCCGACCTGTTCGGCGTGGCCGGCTTCAGCGAGGCCGTCAGCCTGCCGCTGTCGGTGGCGTTGGCCCTGGTCATCGCCACCGTCGTACAGATGGTCCTCGGTGAGCTGGCCCCGAAGAACCTGGCCATCGCGCGGGCCGAGCAACTGGCCCGGGCGCTGAGCCGATCCACCCTGATCTACCTGGCCGTCGCCGGGCCACTGATCCGGCTCTTCGACCGGGCATCGGTGCGTCTGCTGCGCCGGATCGGCATCGAGCCGATCGAGGAACTGCCCAGCGGCGCCACCCCGGCGGACCTGGAACAGATCATCGCCGAGTCCCGCGAGGAGGGCAGCCTCGACGCCGAGATGTCCACGCTGCTCGACCGAGGTCTGGACTTCCGGGAGCTGACCGCCGGCGAGGCTATGGTGCCCCGGGTCGACGTGCACACCGTACGGGCGCACGAGCCGGTCAGCCGGGTGGTCGAGCTGCTGGACACCGGCCACTCCCGCTTCCCGGTGCGCGGGGCGGAGGGCGTCGACGACCTGCTCGGCGTCATCGGCATCGCCGACGTGCTCGGCGTACCCCCGGGGGAGCGGGCGACCACGCCGGTGAGCGCGGTGGCCGGGCCGCCGCTGCTCGTACCGGAGACGTTGCCCCTACCCACGGTGCTCGACCGCCTGCGGTCCGGGCACCGGCAGATGGCCTGCGTGGTCGACGAGTACGGCGGTTTCGCCGGCGTGATCACGCTGGAGGACATCGCCGAGGAGCTGGTGGGCCCGATCCGGGACGAGGACGACCCGCCCGATCGGGCGCCGGCCCAGCAGGACGACGGCTCCTGGGTGGTGCCGGCCCGCTGGCGGATCGACGAGGTCGCCGACAGCACCGGCATCGCGTTGCCCGAGGCACCGGAGTACGACACCCTGTCCGGGTTGGTGATGCGGGAGCTGGGCCGGGTGCCGGAGGTCGGTGACCGGCTGGAGATCAGCCTGCTGCCCGAGGGCGCGGACGGTGAGGACAACGAGGCCGAACCGAGGGCGTTGGTCGAGGTGCTGGCCGTGGACCGGCACGTGGCCGACTCGGTACGGCTGCAGTTGACCAAACCGGGGGTGACCGCATGA
- a CDS encoding hemolysin family protein: MSPGIALFISVILLALNGFFVAAEFALVASKRYRLEQAAAGGGRAARAALDGVRELSLMLAGAQLGITLCTLGLGALAEPAIEHLLSPLLHAVGLPDAASHLVALVFALGVVTFLHLVVGEMAPKSWAITDAERSATLLALPFRAFARVSRPVLSALNALANAILRLCGVNQQDQLAQVHGPDELRILLEQSREHGLLGAEQHQLLTSMLELQGTSVAQVMEPFATMVTVRRDDPAERIEEISRDSGRSRLAVLDEAGDVCGLVHVREAVRVVTTGRVATAGALMTPAFTLPATSSVTEAVAAMRARQSQLALVRNGGGPARPIGFVALEDLLEEVIGEFDDETDTVPRGRRLR, translated from the coding sequence ATGAGCCCCGGGATCGCACTGTTCATTTCGGTGATCCTGCTGGCGCTGAACGGGTTCTTCGTGGCCGCCGAGTTCGCTCTGGTGGCCAGCAAGCGGTACCGCCTTGAGCAGGCGGCGGCCGGAGGGGGTCGGGCGGCACGCGCCGCGCTGGACGGCGTCCGCGAGCTGTCGCTGATGTTGGCCGGCGCGCAGCTCGGCATCACGCTCTGCACCCTGGGTCTCGGTGCGCTGGCCGAGCCGGCGATCGAGCACCTGCTCAGCCCGCTGCTGCACGCGGTGGGTCTGCCGGACGCGGCCAGTCACCTGGTCGCCCTGGTCTTCGCCCTCGGGGTGGTCACGTTCCTGCACCTGGTGGTGGGGGAGATGGCGCCGAAGTCGTGGGCGATCACCGACGCGGAGCGTTCGGCGACGTTGCTCGCGCTGCCGTTCCGCGCTTTCGCCCGGGTGTCCCGACCGGTGCTCTCCGCGCTCAACGCCCTGGCCAACGCGATCCTGCGGCTGTGCGGGGTGAACCAGCAGGATCAGCTCGCCCAGGTGCACGGCCCGGACGAGCTGCGGATCCTGCTGGAGCAGTCCCGTGAGCACGGGCTGCTCGGCGCCGAGCAGCACCAGTTACTGACCAGCATGCTGGAGTTGCAGGGCACGTCCGTGGCGCAGGTGATGGAACCGTTCGCCACGATGGTCACCGTCCGTCGGGACGACCCGGCCGAGCGGATCGAGGAAATCAGCCGGGACAGCGGTCGGTCCCGGCTGGCGGTGCTGGACGAGGCGGGCGACGTCTGCGGCCTCGTGCACGTCCGGGAGGCGGTGCGGGTGGTCACCACCGGCCGCGTCGCCACCGCCGGGGCGCTGATGACGCCCGCGTTCACGCTGCCCGCGACGTCCTCGGTCACCGAGGCGGTGGCAGCGATGCGGGCCCGGCAGTCGCAGCTCGCGCTGGTGCGCAACGGCGGTGGCCCAGCTCGGCCGATCGGCTTCGTGGCCCTGGAAGACCTCCTGGAGGAGGTCATCGGCGAGTTCGACGACGAGACCGACACGGTGCCGCGCGGGCGGCGACTGCGCTGA
- a CDS encoding sporulation protein, which translates to MRLTGVSRESGWTGLSVQTTLPNPSTRPGLRLPGRVTLAAGPEDVLVRHIRLGLVTTVEPDDPAAPRRLVQFHHLPIAGRFVVPAGRRRAVDFALPLPWETPVTIFGGVPLLSLRMGLRTEVSVDPDLDQGAMVPVFVHPIPTQQHVLAALDTLGFMIRQSGLQEGGLPGVEHSLPLHQRWGYWVGPLYAGPITELEVIFVTNSAGLEAILWMDRRLALAGITHQSISRFRIWHADAGRRDWVATVDGWIRQAINRHAAAAAHADWSAQIAGSAHVSRHPDEPVHPGYGLGGTAGSAGVGGGGSGGDGT; encoded by the coding sequence GTGCGGCTGACGGGGGTGTCCCGGGAGTCCGGCTGGACGGGGCTCTCCGTGCAGACCACGCTGCCCAACCCGAGCACCCGGCCGGGCCTGCGTCTGCCGGGGCGGGTGACCCTGGCCGCCGGGCCGGAGGATGTGCTGGTTCGGCACATCCGGCTCGGCCTCGTCACCACCGTCGAGCCGGATGATCCGGCCGCCCCCCGGCGACTCGTGCAGTTCCATCACCTGCCGATCGCCGGCCGGTTCGTCGTACCGGCCGGTCGGCGGCGGGCGGTCGACTTCGCGTTGCCGCTGCCGTGGGAGACCCCGGTGACCATCTTCGGCGGGGTCCCGCTGCTGAGTCTGCGGATGGGTCTGCGCACCGAGGTGTCCGTCGACCCTGATCTCGACCAGGGGGCCATGGTGCCGGTCTTCGTGCACCCGATCCCCACCCAGCAGCACGTGCTGGCCGCGCTGGACACGCTGGGTTTCATGATTCGCCAGTCCGGGTTGCAGGAGGGCGGGCTGCCCGGGGTGGAGCACTCCTTGCCACTGCACCAGCGCTGGGGCTACTGGGTGGGGCCGCTCTATGCCGGCCCGATCACCGAGCTGGAGGTCATCTTCGTGACCAACTCGGCGGGCCTGGAGGCGATCCTCTGGATGGATCGTCGGCTGGCGCTCGCCGGGATCACCCACCAGAGCATCAGCCGGTTCCGGATCTGGCATGCGGACGCGGGCCGGCGGGACTGGGTCGCCACCGTGGACGGCTGGATACGCCAGGCGATCAACCGGCACGCGGCGGCTGCCGCGCACGCCGACTGGTCCGCGCAGATCGCGGGGTCGGCCCACGTCAGCCGCCACCCCGACGAGCCGGTCCATCCCGGCTACGGCCTCGGCGGCACCGCCGGCAGCGCCGGCGTGGGAGGCGGTGGCTCCGGCGGTGACGGCACCTGA
- the leuE gene encoding leucine efflux protein LeuE: protein MMAGVLGITDIWTYVLGTVAIILLPGPNSLFVLSTAAKRGVAVGYRAAGGVFVGDGVLMFLSAAGVASLLKAYPPLFLVIKYAGAAYLGYVGVTMLLGAVRRWRDRNDPSTPRLIDAAEPAAMRSPFRKALVISLLNPKAILFFISFFIQFVDPGYAWPALSFLLLGLIAQVTSALYLTALIFAGTFLAAQFRQRRRLAAGGTTAVAALFLAFSLKLATASAG from the coding sequence ATGATGGCGGGCGTGCTGGGGATCACCGACATCTGGACGTACGTGCTGGGCACCGTGGCCATCATCCTGCTGCCCGGGCCGAACTCACTCTTCGTGCTCTCCACCGCGGCGAAACGGGGTGTCGCGGTCGGCTACCGGGCCGCCGGTGGCGTGTTCGTCGGCGACGGGGTGCTGATGTTCCTCTCCGCGGCCGGGGTGGCGTCACTGCTCAAGGCGTACCCGCCGCTGTTCCTGGTGATCAAGTACGCCGGTGCCGCGTACCTCGGTTATGTCGGGGTGACCATGCTGCTCGGCGCGGTGCGGCGCTGGCGCGACCGCAACGACCCGAGCACGCCGCGGCTCATCGACGCCGCGGAGCCGGCGGCGATGCGCAGCCCGTTCCGCAAGGCACTGGTGATCAGCCTGCTGAACCCGAAGGCGATCCTGTTCTTCATCTCGTTCTTCATCCAGTTCGTCGACCCCGGCTATGCCTGGCCGGCGTTGTCGTTCCTGCTGCTCGGACTGATCGCGCAGGTGACCAGCGCGCTCTACCTGACCGCGTTGATCTTCGCGGGCACCTTCCTCGCCGCCCAGTTCCGCCAACGCCGCCGCCTGGCGGCCGGTGGCACCACCGCGGTAGCCGCCCTCTTCCTGGCCTTCAGCCTCAAGCTGGCCACAGCCAGCGCCGGCTAA
- a CDS encoding bifunctional pyridoxamine 5'-phosphate oxidase family protein/GNAT family N-acetyltransferase codes for MYPPTARTTPNRSRDKMSYDRAAAHAVLDEAYDCALSFTVDGQPRVLPTLHVRIGDTLYLHGSTGSRPLLAARGEGLPVCVAVTLLDGLVYARSQFHHSANYRSVVALGTARLVTDEREKLAMLTALVEKVGAGRSTATRPPSRRELAETAVLALPLREVSVRARTGGVREDEADLHLPHWAGVLPLRLTAGAPEPDAGVTAPLPAYLRTPRTPWHEPVSLHGEHVRLEPLELAHADELHTATADAEVWRHLSAALPTAPAGTAEVIGTALAAQHRGERVAWVQRCAATGAVVGSTSYYDIDPERRAVAIGHTFLGRPWWRTGINTEAKLLLLSRAFDDLGAVRVAWHTDIRNVRSQAAIERLGATREGVLRMHRQRPDGSWRDTVQYAMTVDEWPNAQARLREGLLRTAPVA; via the coding sequence ATGTACCCACCCACCGCCCGGACCACACCCAACCGGTCGCGCGACAAGATGAGCTACGACCGGGCGGCCGCTCACGCGGTGCTCGACGAGGCGTACGACTGTGCGCTCAGCTTCACCGTCGACGGCCAGCCACGGGTGCTGCCCACCCTGCACGTCCGCATCGGTGACACGCTCTACCTGCACGGATCCACCGGCAGTCGTCCGCTGCTCGCGGCCCGGGGCGAGGGGCTGCCGGTCTGCGTCGCGGTGACCCTGCTCGACGGGCTGGTCTACGCCCGCTCCCAGTTCCACCACAGCGCCAACTACCGCTCGGTCGTCGCGCTCGGCACCGCCCGACTGGTCACCGACGAGCGGGAGAAGCTCGCCATGCTCACCGCGCTGGTCGAGAAGGTCGGCGCGGGACGCAGCACCGCCACCCGTCCGCCGAGCCGCCGCGAGCTGGCCGAGACGGCCGTACTGGCGCTGCCACTGCGCGAGGTGTCCGTCCGGGCCCGCACCGGCGGGGTCCGCGAGGACGAGGCCGACCTGCACCTGCCGCACTGGGCCGGCGTGCTGCCGCTACGACTGACCGCCGGGGCACCCGAGCCGGACGCCGGGGTCACCGCGCCGCTGCCGGCGTACCTGCGGACGCCCCGCACGCCCTGGCACGAGCCGGTGTCACTGCACGGCGAGCACGTCCGGCTGGAGCCGCTGGAGTTGGCGCACGCCGACGAGTTGCACACCGCCACGGCCGACGCGGAGGTGTGGCGACACCTCAGCGCCGCGTTGCCCACCGCTCCCGCCGGTACCGCCGAGGTGATCGGCACCGCCCTGGCTGCCCAGCACCGGGGCGAGCGGGTGGCCTGGGTGCAGCGGTGCGCGGCGACCGGGGCGGTGGTGGGCAGCACCTCCTACTACGACATCGACCCGGAGCGGCGGGCGGTGGCGATCGGACACACCTTCCTCGGCCGACCCTGGTGGCGTACCGGGATCAACACCGAGGCGAAGTTGTTGCTGCTCAGCCGGGCCTTCGACGACCTGGGCGCGGTACGGGTCGCCTGGCACACCGACATCCGCAACGTTCGCTCCCAGGCGGCCATCGAACGGCTCGGCGCGACCCGGGAAGGGGTGCTGCGGATGCACCGGCAACGCCCGGACGGCTCCTGGCGGGACACCGTGCAGTACGCGATGACCGTCGACGAGTGGCCGAACGCACAGGCCAGGCTGCGAGAAGGACTTCTGCGGACGGCACCGGTGGCGTGA
- a CDS encoding aminotransferase class I/II-fold pyridoxal phosphate-dependent enzyme gives MSARYQLTGTTAVQISASIESGIRTGALSPGAALPPVRALAAELGVSPATVARAYQELRQRGLLATAGRHGTRVRPRPPVAARRSALRPPPLPGARDLSGGEPDPRLLPPLGPHLAALAAHTGPSIGYSDAGVLPELAEVARARLGADGVPAGELTLTGGALDGIERLLGAHLRPGDAVAVEDPGWANLLDLVAALGLRPIGVPLDDEGPLVAGVAAALDAGARALVVTSRAQNPTGAAVSAARAEALRALLAGRRDLLVIEDDHAAELARVPLHPLAGATGSWAFVRSVSKPFGPDLRMAVLVGDETTVARVTGRTRVGAGWVSTVLQRLVLALWQDPTVTELVQRAAQSYEQRRDGLLAALAEHGLTAHGRSGINIWLPVADETSTVTALRDAGWAVAPGALYRIAAPPALRITVSPLNTEDLAPLAAALAQAENPTPPRGFPT, from the coding sequence GTGTCAGCACGCTATCAGCTCACCGGTACGACGGCCGTCCAGATTTCGGCCAGCATCGAGTCAGGCATCCGTACGGGCGCCCTGTCACCGGGGGCCGCCCTGCCTCCCGTGCGGGCACTCGCCGCCGAGCTGGGCGTCAGCCCCGCCACCGTGGCCCGCGCCTACCAGGAGCTGCGCCAACGCGGCCTGCTCGCCACGGCCGGCCGGCACGGCACCCGGGTACGCCCCCGCCCCCCGGTGGCCGCCCGACGCTCCGCGCTGCGACCCCCACCGTTGCCCGGTGCCCGAGACCTGTCCGGGGGCGAGCCCGACCCCCGGCTGCTCCCCCCGCTCGGCCCGCACCTGGCGGCGCTCGCCGCCCACACCGGCCCGTCGATCGGCTACTCCGACGCCGGGGTGCTGCCCGAGTTGGCCGAGGTGGCCCGCGCCCGGCTGGGCGCCGACGGCGTACCGGCGGGGGAGCTGACCCTCACCGGCGGCGCGCTGGACGGCATCGAGCGGCTGCTCGGCGCACACCTGCGCCCCGGGGACGCGGTGGCGGTGGAGGACCCGGGCTGGGCCAACCTGCTCGACCTGGTCGCCGCGCTGGGGCTGCGCCCGATCGGCGTACCGCTCGACGACGAGGGTCCGCTGGTGGCTGGGGTGGCCGCCGCGCTCGACGCCGGCGCACGGGCGCTGGTGGTCACCAGCCGGGCGCAGAACCCGACCGGCGCCGCCGTCTCGGCTGCCCGCGCCGAGGCGCTGCGGGCGCTGCTCGCCGGGCGGCGGGACCTGCTGGTGATCGAGGACGACCACGCCGCCGAGCTGGCCCGGGTACCCCTGCACCCGCTGGCCGGGGCGACCGGGAGCTGGGCCTTCGTCCGCTCGGTGAGCAAGCCCTTCGGCCCGGACCTGCGGATGGCGGTGCTGGTCGGCGACGAGACCACGGTGGCCCGGGTGACCGGCCGTACGCGGGTCGGTGCCGGTTGGGTCTCCACCGTGCTGCAGCGGTTGGTCCTCGCTCTCTGGCAGGACCCGACGGTCACCGAGTTGGTGCAGCGGGCGGCGCAGAGCTACGAGCAGCGGCGCGACGGGCTGCTGGCCGCGCTGGCCGAGCACGGCCTGACCGCGCACGGCCGCAGCGGCATCAACATCTGGCTGCCGGTGGCGGACGAGACCAGCACGGTCACCGCGTTGCGGGACGCCGGCTGGGCGGTGGCCCCCGGCGCCCTCTACCGGATCGCCGCGCCACCCGCCCTCCGCATCACGGTCAGTCCCCTGAACACGGAGGATCTAGCCCCCTTGGCGGCCGCGCTGGCCCAAGCCGAAAACCCCACCCCACCCCGAGGCTTCCCCACTTAA
- a CDS encoding UdgX family uracil-DNA binding protein (This protein belongs to the uracil DNA glycosylase superfamily, members of which act in excision repair of DNA. However, it belongs more specifically to UdgX branch, whose founding member was found to bind uracil in DNA (where it does not belong), without cleaving it, appears to promote DNA repair by a pathway involving RecA, rather than base excision.), with amino-acid sequence MAEQTGSAPGAQRFIPPDADTIDDLRTGAGGCRGCELYRDASQTVFGRGDESARVVLVGEQPGDMEDQKGLPFVGPAGRLLRRAVDDAGLDPGELYLTNAVKHFRFELRGKRRIHQTPDQVHITACRPWLVAEFARLRPEIVVVLGATAAKALLGPSFRVTRQRGELLPWPESAQHPEDFTQVPIDSTGAVADAPTARLLATIHPSAVLRADDQDKAYEGLVSDLTVVTRALPG; translated from the coding sequence ATGGCCGAGCAGACCGGGAGTGCCCCGGGCGCCCAGCGGTTCATCCCGCCCGACGCCGACACCATCGACGACCTGCGCACGGGGGCCGGCGGCTGTCGGGGCTGTGAGCTGTACCGGGACGCCTCGCAGACGGTCTTCGGTCGAGGCGACGAGAGCGCCCGGGTGGTGCTGGTCGGCGAGCAGCCCGGCGACATGGAAGATCAGAAGGGGTTGCCCTTCGTCGGGCCCGCCGGTCGCCTTCTGCGCCGTGCGGTCGATGACGCCGGGCTGGACCCGGGCGAGCTGTACCTCACAAATGCCGTAAAGCACTTTCGTTTTGAACTGCGCGGCAAGCGGCGGATCCACCAGACCCCGGACCAGGTGCACATCACCGCCTGCCGTCCCTGGTTGGTCGCCGAGTTCGCCCGGCTGCGTCCGGAGATCGTGGTGGTGCTCGGCGCGACCGCCGCCAAGGCGCTGCTCGGTCCGTCCTTCCGGGTCACCCGGCAGCGGGGCGAGCTGCTGCCCTGGCCGGAGTCGGCCCAGCACCCGGAGGACTTCACCCAGGTGCCGATCGACAGCACCGGCGCGGTGGCCGACGCGCCGACGGCCCGGCTGCTGGCCACCATCCACCCGTCTGCCGTGCTGCGCGCCGACGACCAGGACAAGGCGTACGAGGGACTGGTCTCCGACCTCACCGTCGTCACCCGCGCCCTGCCCGGCTGA
- a CDS encoding FG-GAP repeat domain-containing protein codes for MQRSAIRRLTTMALGVALAAGAGLSGGVATVLASTPEAAFAASSVGGSISPTEVLSRARYWYDNRGSINYSQSGYFPDENGKNYRRDCSGFVSMAWHLSTSKTTYNMYTVSTQISKSDLQPGDILNSASEHVILFKRWTNQSTGTFEYYAFGSTPVKMATETLSGGGDGLIDSHPASNYVARRYKNITTSGQTPEKDPGVADVTGDSYHDLVARKTDGTLWLYANNIERDNGTPYSSASARQIGSGWGDSDRIVNADATGDGFTDLLLVKPDGSMLLYPNNIVRDDGVPYSSSSARQIGSGWGNFDRIVGADVTGDGYTDLVARKTDGTLWLYPNNIERDNGTPYSSASARQIGSGWNGFDTLVGADVTGDGFTDLVGRKTDGTLLLYANNFVRDNGVPYSASKQIGSGWNGFDTLVGADVTGDGFTDLVGRKTDGTLLLYANNFVRDNGVPYSASKQIGSGWNGFNSIV; via the coding sequence ATGCAAAGAAGTGCTATTCGCCGTCTGACCACCATGGCGCTCGGTGTGGCACTCGCCGCCGGCGCCGGCCTCTCCGGGGGTGTCGCCACCGTGCTGGCAAGCACTCCCGAGGCCGCCTTCGCCGCATCGAGCGTGGGCGGGTCGATCAGTCCGACCGAGGTGCTCAGTCGCGCCCGGTACTGGTACGACAATCGCGGAAGCATCAATTACAGCCAGAGCGGCTACTTTCCCGACGAGAACGGCAAGAACTACCGCAGGGACTGCTCGGGGTTCGTCTCGATGGCCTGGCACCTCTCGACGTCGAAGACGACCTACAACATGTACACGGTGTCGACGCAGATCAGTAAGAGCGACCTCCAGCCGGGCGACATCCTGAACTCCGCGAGCGAGCACGTCATCCTCTTCAAACGCTGGACCAACCAGTCCACGGGCACATTCGAGTATTACGCCTTCGGTTCGACGCCGGTGAAGATGGCCACGGAGACCCTGAGCGGCGGCGGGGACGGTCTCATCGATTCGCACCCGGCGAGCAACTACGTCGCACGGCGCTACAAGAACATCACCACCAGCGGCCAGACTCCGGAGAAGGACCCCGGGGTCGCAGACGTGACCGGCGACAGCTACCACGACCTGGTGGCCCGCAAGACCGACGGCACCCTCTGGCTGTACGCGAACAACATCGAACGGGACAACGGCACCCCGTACAGCAGCGCGTCGGCGCGACAGATCGGCAGCGGCTGGGGCGACTCCGACCGGATCGTCAACGCCGACGCCACCGGTGACGGCTTCACCGACCTACTCCTCGTGAAGCCGGATGGCAGCATGCTCCTGTACCCGAACAACATTGTCCGCGACGACGGCGTGCCGTACAGCAGTTCCTCGGCGCGGCAGATCGGGAGCGGCTGGGGCAACTTCGACCGGATCGTCGGCGCGGACGTGACCGGCGACGGCTACACCGACCTGGTCGCCCGCAAGACCGACGGCACCCTCTGGCTGTACCCGAACAACATCGAACGGGACAACGGCACCCCGTACAGCAGCGCGTCGGCGCGACAGATCGGCAGCGGCTGGAACGGCTTCGACACCCTGGTCGGCGCCGATGTGACCGGTGACGGCTTCACCGACCTCGTCGGCCGCAAGACCGACGGCACCCTGCTGCTGTACGCGAACAACTTCGTCCGCGACAACGGCGTCCCCTACTCCGCCAGCAAGCAGATCGGCAGCGGCTGGAACGGCTTCGACACCCTGGTCGGCGCCGATGTGACCGGTGACGGCTTCACCGACCTCGTCGGCCGCAAGACCGACGGCACCCTGCTGCTGTACGCGAACAACTTCGTCCGCGACAACGGCGTCCCCTACTCCGCCAGCAAGCAGATCGGCAGCGGCTGGAACGGCTTCAACAGCATCGTCTGA